The proteins below come from a single Nostoc sp. KVJ3 genomic window:
- a CDS encoding PIG-L deacetylase family protein, whose protein sequence is MKIRNLLHRLKLGLNNKWWLLNYKFRELLIQLQFYWLLYQGSQQLNINQKSVIVFSPHQDDEALGCGGLIALKREQGIPIKVVFVTDGGGSHRGHTKITRSEIVQIRREEALAALKILGVESTDIHFLDKCDGALSKMTEAEQQQTIEEMAQLLGSFQPKEVYVTHKQDRSLDHEITYKLVKAAITKAEITVELWQYAIWLLWKSLLFSNLKFDELVGAHRVAIHQVQSKKKQAIETYRSQYLPIDAESSAVLPPGFLWRFFLPYEIFFKSDSGRE, encoded by the coding sequence ATGAAAATAAGAAATCTTCTTCACCGCTTAAAGTTAGGTCTGAATAATAAGTGGTGGTTGTTGAATTACAAATTTCGAGAACTACTGATTCAACTACAGTTCTACTGGCTTCTCTATCAAGGTAGTCAACAACTAAATATTAACCAGAAATCGGTAATTGTATTTTCTCCTCACCAAGATGATGAAGCACTAGGTTGTGGGGGTCTGATTGCACTCAAGCGAGAACAAGGGATACCAATTAAAGTTGTTTTTGTTACAGATGGAGGAGGTTCTCATCGAGGTCATACCAAGATTACACGTTCAGAAATTGTTCAGATTCGTAGAGAAGAAGCGCTAGCAGCTTTAAAAATTTTAGGGGTGGAATCAACAGATATTCACTTTCTTGATAAATGTGATGGCGCATTATCCAAAATGACAGAAGCTGAACAACAGCAAACAATTGAAGAAATGGCCCAATTATTAGGTAGTTTTCAACCAAAGGAGGTGTACGTTACTCATAAACAAGATCGCAGTCTAGATCATGAAATTACTTATAAATTGGTTAAAGCTGCTATTACTAAAGCAGAAATAACAGTAGAGCTATGGCAATATGCTATCTGGTTGCTTTGGAAGTCTTTATTGTTTAGCAACCTGAAATTTGATGAATTGGTAGGCGCTCATCGAGTTGCAATTCATCAAGTGCAATCTAAGAAAAAGCAAGCTATTGAAACCTACCGTTCTCAATATTTACCTATAGATGCTGAATCGAGTGCTGTACTTCCCCCTGGTTTCCTCTGGCGGTTTTTCTTGCCTTATGAGATTTTTTTCAAATCAGACTCTGGTCGAGAATAA
- a CDS encoding DUF1517 domain-containing protein, whose protein sequence is MRKKLQQTIKPLLKTFLALSLVLALALGHADGALAARSGGRIGGGSFRAPSSRTYAPRTYAPPGGGGYYPGGGFGGGFGFPFLLPFWGIGGGFGGIFTILIFLAIANFLLQTFRRVSSGETQEADYSSNSPVSVTRLQVGLLAQARELQNELNHIAETADTNTPEGRAEILQEASLALLRHPEYFVYAGGGTQQASLNSAESQFNRLSLAERSKFSEETLSNVNNQLKAALAKEALPPAGELDNPTRLFTEGPGEYIIVTLLAATLGKFEIPTAINSADDLRQALRQIGSIPSEKLLAIEVLWTPQAENDTLTSDDVLANYPDLRLV, encoded by the coding sequence ATGCGTAAAAAACTACAACAAACCATCAAACCACTGTTAAAAACCTTCTTAGCCCTAAGCCTGGTGTTAGCTTTGGCTCTTGGTCACGCCGATGGCGCATTAGCAGCCCGAAGTGGGGGCCGGATTGGTGGTGGCTCATTTAGAGCGCCTTCTAGCCGCACCTATGCACCACGCACTTATGCACCTCCTGGTGGGGGCGGATATTATCCTGGTGGTGGTTTTGGTGGTGGTTTTGGCTTTCCCTTCCTACTTCCCTTCTGGGGTATTGGGGGAGGATTTGGTGGTATATTTACCATCTTAATTTTCTTAGCGATCGCTAATTTCTTATTGCAAACTTTCCGCCGCGTCTCTAGTGGTGAAACTCAAGAAGCAGATTACAGCAGTAACTCTCCTGTTTCTGTAACTCGTTTGCAAGTAGGTTTGTTAGCTCAAGCCCGCGAATTGCAAAATGAACTCAACCACATTGCTGAAACTGCTGATACTAATACCCCAGAGGGGAGAGCAGAAATTCTGCAAGAAGCCAGTCTAGCTTTGCTCCGCCATCCCGAATATTTTGTATATGCAGGTGGTGGTACTCAACAAGCAAGTTTAAATTCAGCTGAAAGTCAATTTAATCGGCTGTCACTGGCAGAACGCAGCAAGTTTAGCGAAGAAACTCTTTCTAATGTCAACAACCAGCTAAAAGCAGCCCTTGCCAAAGAAGCTTTACCCCCGGCTGGTGAACTCGACAACCCCACCCGCCTATTTACTGAAGGCCCTGGTGAATACATTATTGTCACATTGCTGGCAGCAACACTAGGCAAGTTTGAAATCCCTACAGCAATTAACAGTGCTGATGATTTGCGTCAAGCTTTGCGCCAAATTGGTAGTATTCCTAGCGAAAAACTTCTGGCAATTGAAGTACTTTGGACTCCGCAAGCTGAAAATGATACCCTGACATCTGATGATGTACTGGCAAATTATCCTGATTTGAGACTTGTTTAA
- a CDS encoding thiamine phosphate synthase, whose translation MVTRKYDNSHFDESTNGVVVMVEPYSQKEQVLQVVYRILDANLDRAREGLRIIEEWCRFGLNNAQLSLECKRLRQELAKLHTPELRAARDTPGDPGTELTHPQEEERASIKSVLQANFCRVEEALRVLEEYSKLTLPSMAKACKQMRYQVYTLESSLMGHQRHQLLWRSRLYLVTSPHENLLNNVEAALKGGLTLLQYRDKTADDSLRLEQARKLRQLCHIYGALFIVNDRVDLALAVDADGVHLGQQDMPIAVARQLLGSQRLIGLSTTNKEEMQGAIAEGVDYIGVGPVYETPTKVGKAATGLEYVSYAAKNCSIPWFAIGGIDANNINDAIDAGAERVAVVRSLMQAEQPTLVTQYLLSQLNRIKPEL comes from the coding sequence ATGGTTACTAGGAAATATGATAATTCACACTTTGATGAAAGCACTAACGGGGTTGTTGTAATGGTCGAGCCATACAGCCAAAAAGAGCAAGTACTGCAAGTTGTCTATCGCATTTTAGATGCCAATTTAGACCGTGCCCGTGAAGGCTTGCGAATTATTGAAGAATGGTGTCGCTTTGGCTTGAATAATGCCCAGTTATCTCTTGAATGTAAGCGCCTACGACAAGAATTAGCCAAATTGCATACCCCAGAATTGCGGGCGGCGCGAGATACACCAGGCGATCCTGGGACTGAGTTAACTCATCCTCAAGAAGAAGAACGAGCTAGTATAAAATCGGTATTGCAAGCTAACTTTTGTCGTGTCGAAGAAGCCTTGCGGGTGTTGGAAGAATACAGCAAGCTAACCCTGCCAAGTATGGCTAAAGCTTGTAAGCAGATGCGTTATCAGGTTTATACCCTAGAAAGTAGTTTAATGGGTCATCAGCGCCATCAATTATTGTGGCGATCGCGTTTGTATCTTGTTACTTCCCCACATGAAAATTTGTTGAACAACGTCGAAGCTGCACTTAAAGGGGGATTAACGCTTCTACAGTACCGCGACAAAACCGCTGATGATTCTTTGCGTCTGGAACAAGCGAGAAAACTCCGGCAGTTATGCCATATTTACGGTGCTTTGTTCATTGTTAACGATCGCGTGGATCTCGCTCTGGCTGTCGATGCCGATGGGGTACATCTAGGACAACAAGATATGCCCATTGCTGTGGCTCGGCAATTACTCGGTTCGCAGCGTTTGATAGGTCTTTCTACCACAAATAAAGAAGAAATGCAAGGGGCAATTGCTGAAGGTGTAGATTACATTGGTGTGGGGCCAGTTTATGAAACTCCGACGAAAGTAGGTAAGGCAGCCACAGGTTTAGAATATGTCAGCTATGCAGCCAAAAATTGCTCAATTCCCTGGTTTGCCATTGGGGGAATAGATGCCAATAATATCAATGATGCGATCGATGCTGGAGCCGAACGTGTGGCGGTAGTGCGATCGCTCATGCAAGCCGAACAGCCTACCCTGGTAACACAATATTTGCTTTCCCAACTCAATCGCATTAAACCAGAACTTTAA
- a CDS encoding eIF2A-related protein, giving the protein MVAPLESSIVRIYSNSNKGKVIGAGFLVSQKYIITCAHVVADALGLTRTTAQMPDAEITLDFPLVAPKQLLKAKVVFWLPVNPSVELEDIAGLELALSPPNQALIAPLITSDEWAGHPFRVFGFPAGQPDGVWANGVLRGRTGKSWVQLEDEKQTGYALKPGFSGAPIWDGELQGVVGIAVAADINQPDAKVGFMIPTRVLVIAWSILSEQAIASCPYRGLFAFREEDARFFFGRDIFTQKLVDTVQKQSLVAVIGASGSGKSSVVFAGLIPNLRQQSNWLIESFRPKTHPVDELAAVIVRLREPEKGKTQQDIEAGKLACGLRSQQVAAHTVLSRILSENDNKRLLLVVDQFEELYASCSDIQERQLFLNQLLEAANLVDNFTLLLTLRADFLGYALLDYRFANALQNADLKLAPMNREELQQAIALPANKQGVRLEEGLVKQILQAVVDSPGNLPLLEFTLTQLWAEQQNRQMTHAAYEAIGGVEKSLANHAEAEFAKLKPKEQQQAQQIFVQLVRPGEGTQDTRRLATRNEVGDNWDLVKRLADARLVVTGLNDTAGKKQETVEIVHETLIREWGQLHRWMESDRSFRTWQEVLRSTMRQWENAEQDKESLLRGVQLGEAENWLQQRQDELSKAEQDFIQQSLALRDRDRKQKERRRKLTLFGLTSGLLVVSMLAMVAFWLRWTAQVEASGVTALKNFESGDGEIESLMSAMEAGQEIQKMAFWNSNCLQDCPATSPLLALQKILDNIHQTNQINTYQRGVNSIRFIFNKTSKQKEELIVAGGEDGTVKWWDYQNKKLKTLKNSKLDKNSIKSIDFNEDQTILATGTSNGWVKLWDVSKMWNFLSADQNWSPLSITSIHHQCEIKEYDLAKEDDKCSVNNVRFLPKINLLATTGDDGYVRLWTLQGKIFKTIPAHSSKIKSLNPNPYNDQQFATAGEDGLAKLWDINKTEPIAIFKGHKCNIKDTKKCSVNSVWFHPKEKQLATAGDDGTVRLWDFSGKELTEKKFEAHPEGVETVRIKDGLIATSASDGKVRLWKDFNRTLQAEFKGHQGSVVSTRFNPKGDTLATAGKDDGTVRFWAVPGKSLIKPKNPLIELEENEKGVGSVRFSPDSKLMITASYDDYIRLWNLEGKLVRKFKADQGGVNTVRFSPDKAKNLIVTGGKDGTIKLWTRTGEQLKPLKPFEGHSQAVRTINFNNEGDRLVTAGDDGIAKVWDLKGNKLQEFKQQGKVETTRFSPDGKLLATVGENGTALLWDINGKLLKKLTGHKGYVNTVSFSPNENKLATSGDDGTVRLWDFSGKQLKEFKTYEGRVTHINFSPDGKLLATSSANYTTRLWNLSGQQVAEFRGHQGFVRGAGFSPDGKLLAIATQDNTVIVWRIRGLDELLHEGCDRLKDYLKTNPDEKKKLSVCP; this is encoded by the coding sequence ATGGTAGCACCCCTTGAGTCATCTATTGTCAGAATTTACTCTAACAGTAACAAGGGCAAAGTAATTGGTGCTGGCTTCTTAGTTTCTCAAAAGTACATCATCACCTGCGCTCATGTGGTAGCTGATGCTTTGGGACTTACCAGAACAACTGCTCAAATGCCAGATGCAGAAATCACCTTGGATTTTCCGTTAGTTGCACCCAAACAACTGCTCAAAGCTAAGGTTGTTTTCTGGCTACCTGTAAATCCGAGTGTGGAATTAGAAGATATTGCCGGATTAGAGTTAGCACTTTCTCCCCCAAATCAGGCTCTAATAGCACCATTAATTACATCTGATGAATGGGCGGGACATCCTTTCCGAGTATTTGGTTTTCCCGCAGGACAACCAGATGGTGTTTGGGCTAACGGCGTTTTACGCGGACGCACGGGTAAAAGTTGGGTGCAACTAGAGGATGAGAAACAAACAGGTTATGCATTAAAGCCGGGTTTCAGTGGTGCGCCAATCTGGGATGGTGAGCTTCAGGGTGTAGTAGGAATAGCAGTAGCGGCAGATATCAACCAACCAGATGCTAAAGTTGGGTTTATGATTCCCACACGGGTGCTGGTGATAGCATGGTCTATATTGAGCGAGCAAGCTATTGCTTCGTGTCCCTATCGTGGTTTATTTGCTTTTCGGGAAGAAGACGCACGATTTTTCTTTGGGCGGGATATTTTCACCCAGAAACTTGTAGATACAGTCCAAAAACAATCATTAGTAGCGGTAATTGGGGCTTCTGGTAGTGGTAAATCTAGTGTAGTGTTTGCGGGTTTGATTCCTAATTTACGCCAACAAAGCAATTGGCTAATTGAGTCCTTTCGCCCAAAAACTCATCCTGTAGATGAACTTGCAGCAGTAATTGTGCGCCTACGCGAACCAGAGAAGGGAAAGACGCAACAGGATATTGAGGCAGGAAAGTTAGCTTGTGGGTTGCGATCGCAACAAGTAGCAGCACATACTGTTTTATCCCGAATTTTGTCAGAGAACGATAATAAGCGGCTATTACTGGTAGTCGATCAATTTGAGGAACTTTACGCTTCTTGCTCAGATATTCAAGAGCGCCAATTATTTTTAAATCAACTATTAGAAGCGGCTAACCTAGTAGACAATTTTACCCTTTTGTTGACCTTGCGGGCTGACTTTCTGGGATATGCGCTTTTAGATTATCGCTTTGCCAATGCTTTGCAGAATGCTGATTTAAAACTTGCGCCAATGAACCGAGAAGAATTGCAGCAAGCGATCGCTCTACCTGCAAACAAGCAAGGGGTAAGGTTAGAAGAGGGTCTTGTGAAGCAGATTCTCCAAGCGGTGGTAGATTCACCAGGGAATTTGCCTTTACTAGAATTTACTTTGACGCAACTATGGGCAGAACAGCAAAATCGTCAAATGACTCATGCTGCTTATGAAGCAATTGGCGGTGTAGAAAAGTCTTTGGCGAATCATGCAGAAGCCGAGTTTGCCAAGCTAAAGCCCAAGGAACAACAACAAGCACAGCAAATATTTGTCCAGCTAGTGCGTCCTGGGGAAGGGACACAAGACACACGCCGACTAGCTACTAGAAATGAGGTAGGAGATAATTGGGATTTAGTTAAGCGTCTAGCTGATGCGCGGCTAGTGGTAACTGGACTTAATGACACTGCTGGCAAAAAACAAGAAACAGTAGAAATTGTCCATGAAACCTTGATTCGGGAATGGGGACAACTGCATAGATGGATGGAAAGCGATCGCTCTTTCCGCACTTGGCAAGAAGTATTGCGATCGACAATGCGTCAGTGGGAAAATGCCGAACAAGATAAGGAGTCATTGCTGCGAGGTGTCCAGCTAGGGGAAGCGGAAAATTGGCTCCAGCAGCGCCAAGATGAGTTGAGCAAAGCAGAGCAAGATTTTATCCAGCAGAGTTTAGCATTGCGCGATCGCGATCGCAAACAGAAGGAACGCCGCCGTAAACTTACTCTATTTGGGCTGACAAGTGGTTTACTAGTAGTCTCAATGCTGGCTATGGTTGCATTTTGGCTACGATGGACAGCCCAAGTTGAAGCCTCTGGAGTCACTGCATTAAAAAATTTTGAGTCTGGCGATGGAGAAATCGAGTCTTTAATGTCAGCAATGGAAGCCGGACAAGAGATTCAAAAGATGGCTTTTTGGAATAGTAATTGTTTGCAAGATTGTCCAGCCACAAGTCCTCTGCTAGCTTTGCAGAAGATTCTGGATAATATTCATCAAACAAATCAAATCAATACTTACCAAAGAGGTGTAAACAGTATCCGTTTTATTTTTAATAAAACGAGTAAACAAAAAGAAGAGTTAATTGTTGCTGGTGGAGAAGATGGCACGGTCAAGTGGTGGGATTATCAGAACAAAAAATTGAAAACATTGAAAAATTCCAAACTGGACAAGAACAGTATCAAAAGTATCGATTTTAACGAAGATCAAACAATATTGGCGACAGGTACAAGTAATGGTTGGGTAAAACTGTGGGATGTCTCAAAGATGTGGAATTTTTTATCAGCAGATCAGAATTGGTCTCCACTTTCCATAACATCTATACATCATCAATGTGAAATAAAAGAATACGACTTAGCAAAAGAGGATGATAAATGTAGTGTTAACAATGTTCGTTTTCTTCCCAAGATAAATCTGTTGGCAACAACTGGAGATGATGGCTACGTCAGACTGTGGACTCTCCAAGGAAAAATTTTTAAAACAATACCTGCTCACAGCAGTAAGATCAAAAGCCTTAATCCCAATCCTTATAATGACCAGCAATTTGCCACGGCTGGAGAGGATGGTCTAGCAAAGCTTTGGGATATCAACAAGACAGAACCGATAGCAATATTTAAAGGTCATAAATGCAATATCAAAGACACTAAAAAATGTAGTGTTAACAGTGTCTGGTTTCACCCCAAAGAAAAGCAACTTGCGACAGCTGGAGATGATGGTACTGTCAGGCTGTGGGATTTTTCAGGAAAAGAACTGACAGAAAAAAAATTTGAGGCTCACCCTGAAGGTGTTGAGACAGTTCGTATTAAAGATGGGCTGATTGCTACATCGGCTAGCGATGGCAAAGTCAGGCTGTGGAAGGATTTTAACAGAACACTGCAAGCAGAATTTAAGGGTCATCAGGGCAGTGTTGTCAGCACTCGCTTTAATCCAAAGGGCGATACTCTTGCCACTGCTGGAAAAGATGATGGTACGGTGAGATTCTGGGCAGTTCCAGGAAAATCATTAATCAAACCCAAAAACCCCTTAATCGAACTAGAGGAGAATGAAAAAGGTGTTGGTAGTGTTCGTTTTAGCCCAGATAGCAAGTTAATGATTACAGCTTCATATGATGACTATATTAGGCTTTGGAACCTCGAAGGTAAGCTGGTAAGAAAATTCAAAGCCGATCAAGGCGGTGTCAATACTGTACGTTTTAGCCCAGACAAAGCTAAAAACCTAATTGTTACAGGTGGAAAAGATGGCACAATAAAGCTCTGGACGCGCACCGGAGAACAGTTAAAGCCTTTGAAACCTTTCGAGGGGCATTCTCAAGCAGTACGGACTATCAATTTTAACAATGAAGGGGATAGGCTTGTTACTGCTGGAGATGATGGCATAGCAAAAGTGTGGGATCTCAAAGGAAACAAGTTGCAAGAATTTAAACAGCAAGGCAAGGTTGAAACTACTAGATTTAGTCCAGATGGCAAGCTGCTAGCTACAGTTGGAGAAAATGGGACGGCATTGCTGTGGGATATTAATGGCAAGCTGCTTAAAAAATTGACGGGGCATAAAGGCTATGTTAACACTGTCAGTTTTAGCCCTAACGAGAATAAATTGGCTACATCTGGAGATGATGGTACTGTCAGGCTATGGGATTTTTCAGGAAAGCAGTTAAAAGAATTTAAGACTTATGAAGGCAGAGTCACACACATAAATTTCAGCCCAGATGGTAAACTACTGGCTACATCTTCAGCAAACTACACAACTAGGTTGTGGAATTTATCAGGACAACAAGTAGCAGAATTTAGAGGTCATCAAGGCTTTGTGAGAGGTGCAGGTTTTAGCCCCGATGGTAAACTGCTAGCTATAGCCACTCAAGACAATACGGTAATTGTGTGGCGTATCCGGGGATTAGATGAACTGTTGCATGAAGGATGCGATCGCCTTAAAGATTACCTTAAAACTAATCCTGATGAAAAGAAAAAACTGAGCGTATGCCCATAA
- the thiS gene encoding sulfur carrier protein ThiS, protein MSNEITIQVNGETHSCLFQTSLPDLLQELGFNPRLVAVEYNGEILHRQFWTDTKVQPGDRLEVVTIVGGG, encoded by the coding sequence ATGTCTAATGAGATTACGATTCAGGTAAATGGGGAAACCCATAGCTGTTTGTTTCAAACTTCTTTACCCGATTTGCTCCAAGAACTGGGTTTTAACCCCCGCTTGGTGGCTGTAGAATATAACGGCGAAATTTTACACCGCCAGTTTTGGACGGATACAAAAGTGCAACCAGGCGATCGCTTAGAAGTGGTAACTATTGTTGGTGGTGGTTAA
- a CDS encoding CU044_2847 family protein, giving the protein MKQIIEFPLESGESIFVEVDEAAQIDDRIGLRDQMVDKATQTFESALETVKPIANAIITKIGSLKQPADEVEVKFGIKISAQLGAVVASGNSEVNYEITLKWKKDSQNGSTP; this is encoded by the coding sequence GTGAAACAGATAATAGAATTTCCTCTTGAAAGTGGCGAATCCATTTTTGTTGAAGTAGACGAAGCCGCACAGATTGACGATCGCATCGGTTTGCGAGATCAAATGGTTGATAAAGCTACGCAAACTTTTGAGTCAGCTTTAGAAACCGTTAAGCCCATAGCTAATGCAATTATTACCAAAATCGGTAGTCTCAAACAACCAGCAGATGAAGTAGAAGTCAAGTTTGGTATCAAAATTAGCGCTCAACTTGGGGCAGTTGTAGCTTCTGGCAATAGTGAAGTCAACTATGAAATCACTTTGAAGTGGAAAAAAGATTCACAAAATGGTAGCACCCCTTGA
- a CDS encoding glycosyltransferase family 4 protein has protein sequence MEHISQITAEIRDKAAYPDILVISRIFLPQEAVIGEYMYNRCLQDPERVIVLAASCSGDKVFDRGQQFPVYRWSYPRYWHSGLVGSILKPLINIVCSFVLAIKLYFRYHYRYIEWGHGYDFPSLLLLSYFLPIRFFIYLHGNDFLCTLHNPVLRSLFKLTLKRAEGIVCNSSYTQDYLRTAFRLDTPTHVINPVIRPEKFANNVESPSSLDDLRVRLRRAYNIPESAIVILSIGRLVKHKGFDRVIDNIPLLLTFGVDVHYIICGEGSSESELKSLAHRLRVDKRVHFAGYVVERELAGYYAACDIFAMLTLLDTKPNNMEGFGMVYLEASYFGKPIIAPRLGGVVDIVQHEENGILVNPDSGYEVFQAFNRLCKDQQLREQLGRKGKELAKGRTLHRSLYKSDL, from the coding sequence ATGGAACATATTTCTCAAATAACAGCCGAAATCAGAGACAAAGCTGCATACCCGGATATCCTAGTCATCAGCCGGATATTCCTGCCGCAAGAAGCTGTAATTGGGGAATATATGTACAATCGTTGTCTCCAAGATCCAGAACGAGTTATTGTGCTGGCGGCTAGTTGCTCAGGAGATAAAGTATTCGATCGAGGTCAACAGTTTCCCGTCTATCGTTGGTCTTATCCTAGATACTGGCATAGTGGTTTGGTGGGAAGTATCCTAAAGCCTTTGATCAATATCGTCTGCTCATTTGTGCTAGCAATCAAACTCTATTTTCGCTATCACTACCGTTATATAGAGTGGGGCCACGGCTATGATTTTCCTTCACTGTTGCTATTGAGCTATTTCTTACCGATTCGCTTTTTTATCTATCTGCACGGGAATGATTTTCTTTGTACTTTACACAATCCCGTGTTGCGATCGCTATTTAAATTAACACTCAAACGAGCCGAAGGTATTGTTTGTAACAGTTCTTATACACAAGACTATCTCAGAACTGCTTTCCGATTAGATACTCCTACCCATGTCATTAACCCAGTAATCAGACCAGAAAAATTTGCTAATAATGTAGAGAGTCCCAGCAGCCTTGATGATTTACGTGTTCGTCTGCGTCGGGCTTACAATATTCCTGAATCAGCAATAGTTATTCTTTCTATCGGAAGGTTAGTAAAACATAAAGGTTTCGACCGAGTAATTGATAATATTCCACTATTGCTAACTTTTGGAGTGGATGTTCACTATATAATCTGCGGTGAAGGGTCAAGTGAATCGGAACTGAAATCTTTGGCGCATCGTTTGCGGGTAGATAAGCGCGTCCACTTTGCTGGATATGTGGTGGAGCGGGAATTAGCAGGTTATTATGCAGCTTGTGATATATTTGCCATGCTGACTTTATTGGATACTAAACCTAACAATATGGAAGGTTTTGGTATGGTTTATTTAGAAGCAAGTTACTTTGGTAAGCCGATAATTGCCCCACGTTTAGGTGGTGTTGTAGATATAGTTCAGCATGAAGAAAATGGGATACTGGTTAATCCCGATTCTGGTTATGAAGTGTTTCAAGCTTTCAATCGGTTGTGCAAAGACCAGCAGCTACGCGAGCAACTCGGCCGCAAAGGTAAAGAATTAGCCAAAGGTCGAACCCTTCACAGGTCGCTGTATAAATCAGATTTGTGA